A single region of the Fusobacterium varium genome encodes:
- a CDS encoding heparinase II/III family protein: protein MDMTKELLLQTADMICDNTFIFNHKWDMEACNIPVKFDGEIQWNKIPFEDEEWAFMLNRHKYWTFLGKAYLLTKDEKYLTTFIRQMNSWIDSVELTNPEFKDCARTIEMGLRCINWIKTMELFEREYKFDEDFKEKVYNSLKEQCDILLEIYDDFRTLSNWGVLQNCGLITFAFYYGKLDTDYFTVPLKRLEHQCKIQILPDGVHWEQSPMYQNEVLNCLLETAVQFKHHNMEIPQFIRESIRKIGFSNFAMKKPNHHQPMQGDSDDTDLRDIITRCAAVLEDEKLKFGGFEEIDFESIWELDKKSIENYSKLQAKKPDYTSVALQNSGNFYLRDSFDEKGNYLWFTCGSIGSGHGHGDMLHFNLTYRGEDFLIDSGRYTYVEGDETRIKLKNNYSHNTIIMDNQLFSKFNGSWGIGKTPLPLNSMYKFNDKFDYVEGGHLGYLDQPIPAVSNRKIFYIKPDLWVVIDEFLTRGEHSYKQFFNLDLDVKAELEENHVILKKENTLHMKWSDSVKLSRKDIQISKEYNTLQKSTRIESETSFVENTILFTVISPENLEVEKIQVRRGNLDLVGEDEAKAIRVKISEDREIIFFNSTREVAAQKKTYLLDGVLFYGKTGFIDINRGEKELHIFKY from the coding sequence TTATCTTTAATCACAAATGGGATATGGAAGCTTGTAATATACCTGTAAAATTTGATGGAGAGATTCAATGGAATAAGATTCCTTTTGAAGATGAAGAATGGGCATTTATGCTAAATAGACATAAATATTGGACTTTTTTAGGTAAAGCTTATCTTTTAACAAAGGATGAAAAATATCTAACTACATTTATAAGACAGATGAACTCTTGGATAGATAGTGTTGAACTTACCAATCCAGAATTTAAAGATTGTGCTCGTACAATAGAGATGGGGCTTAGATGTATTAACTGGATAAAAACAATGGAGCTATTTGAAAGAGAGTATAAATTTGATGAAGATTTTAAAGAGAAAGTATATAACTCTTTAAAGGAACAATGTGATATTCTCCTTGAGATCTATGATGATTTTAGAACTTTAAGTAACTGGGGAGTTCTTCAAAATTGTGGATTGATAACTTTTGCTTTTTACTACGGGAAATTAGATACAGATTATTTTACAGTTCCACTAAAAAGATTGGAACATCAATGTAAAATTCAAATACTTCCAGATGGAGTTCATTGGGAACAATCTCCTATGTATCAAAATGAAGTTTTAAATTGTCTTTTAGAAACAGCAGTACAATTTAAACATCATAATATGGAGATTCCTCAATTTATTAGAGAAAGTATAAGAAAAATAGGATTTTCAAACTTTGCTATGAAAAAACCAAACCATCATCAACCAATGCAAGGGGATAGTGACGATACAGATTTAAGAGATATAATTACAAGATGTGCAGCAGTTTTAGAAGATGAGAAGCTTAAATTTGGTGGATTTGAAGAGATAGATTTTGAATCAATTTGGGAATTAGATAAAAAAAGTATAGAGAACTATTCGAAATTACAAGCTAAAAAACCAGATTATACATCAGTAGCTTTACAAAATAGTGGGAATTTCTATTTACGTGACTCTTTTGATGAAAAGGGAAATTATCTATGGTTTACTTGTGGATCAATAGGAAGTGGACATGGACATGGTGATATGTTACATTTTAATTTAACTTATAGAGGAGAAGATTTTCTTATTGACTCAGGAAGATATACTTATGTAGAGGGAGATGAAACTAGAATAAAGTTAAAAAATAACTACTCACATAATACAATAATAATGGATAATCAACTGTTTTCAAAATTTAATGGCTCTTGGGGAATTGGAAAAACACCTCTTCCATTAAATTCAATGTATAAATTTAATGATAAATTTGATTATGTAGAGGGTGGACATTTAGGATATTTAGATCAACCTATTCCTGCTGTATCAAATAGAAAAATATTCTATATTAAACCAGATTTATGGGTAGTTATAGATGAATTTTTAACAAGAGGAGAGCATAGCTACAAACAATTTTTTAATCTAGATTTAGATGTTAAAGCTGAGTTAGAAGAAAATCATGTAATCTTGAAAAAAGAGAATACTCTTCATATGAAATGGAGTGACAGTGTAAAATTAAGTAGGAAAGATATACAAATTTCAAAAGAGTATAATACACTACAAAAATCTACTAGAATAGAAAGTGAAACTTCATTTGTAGAAAATACAATCTTATTTACAGTAATATCACCAGAGAATTTAGAAGTTGAAAAAATTCAAGTTAGAAGAGGAAATTTAGATTTAGTTGGTGAAGATGAGGCTAAAGCTATTAGAGTAAAAATTTCAGAAGATAGAGAGATAATATTCTTTAACTCTACTAGAGAGGTAGCAGCTCAAAAGAAAACATATCTATTAGATGGAGTTTTATTCTATGGTAAAACAGGATTTATAGATATAAATAGAGGAGAAAAGGAGCTACATATTTTTAAATATTAA